The sequence GAAGTGCTCAACGTGGGCCAGAACGGCGCCGTGGCCCTGAGCATTGGCCTGCTGGTGGCGCTGGGGGCCTTCTTCGTCACGCGCATCGCCATGCGCGGTCACCGCCTGCGCTCATGGATCGCGGCGGCCGTGGCCCTGGTGCTGGGCGCCCTGACGTGGCGGGTGGGCATTCCGGTGGAGGTGGCAGGCAGCCAGCTCAACGGCGCGTTCCTGATTGCGCTGGCCTGCGTGGCGCTGTTCGGCGTGCTGATGTGGCGCACGGCGGCCGGCTACGCCCTGCGCGCCGTGGGCCTGTCGCCCAAGGCCGCCGAATACGGCGGGATCAGCGTGGCGCGCAACACCATCCTGGCCATGACGATTGCCGGGATGTTCGCGGGCCTGGCCGGCACCCACTACGTGAACGGCGGCGCACTGGACCAGTACCGCCTGAAGCAGAACATGCCGGTCAACGTGGGCTTTGACGGGATTGCCGTGGCCCTCATGGGCCAGAGCACCCCGGCGGGCGTGGTGGCGGCCAGCGTGCTGTTCGGCACCATTGATACGGGCGGCGTGAACGTCACCACCAAGCTGCAGAAGGTGAACAGCGACATCGTGACGGTCCTTAAGGCGCTGATCGTGCTGTTTATTGCCGCAGGCGGCTTCCTGAGCCGCCGCATCACCGAGCCGCCCGCAGCGGCCCTGAGCGGCCCCAGTTCCTCGGCGCCCAACATGGCCACCAATGCCGTCGCGCACCGCCAGATGCACATCCCCAACGACGGGAGCAAGTAAATGGACAGCCTCTTTGCACAGCTTCTGACCACGGCCTTTCTGGCCACCTTTATCCGCAGTGTCGTGCCGCTGCTGCTGACCGCCCTGGGCGGCCTGTTCAGCGAGCGCGCGGGCGTGGTGAACATCGCCCTGGAAGGCCTGATCATCTTCGGCGCGCTGGCAGGCGCCGTGGTGGCGCAGCTGTTGGCCCCCAGCCTGGGCCCGGCCGCGCCCTGGGTGGGCTGGCTGGCTGCCGCCGTGGTGGGCGGCCTGATCGCCGCCATTCACGCGGTCCTCAGCATTCGCTACCGCGCCGATCAGGTGATCAGCGGCACCGCCATTAACCTGCTGGCCACCGGCGTGCCCGCCGTGCTGCTGACCGCCCTGTACGGCGTGTCCAACGAAAGCCCCAAGGTGGCCTACGCGCTGCCCCTGTGGGGCTTTGGCGACCTGCGCTTCTCGCCGCCTGTATTCTTTGCCTTCCTGGCCGTGGCGGTCACGTGGTACGTGATGTACCGCACGCCCTACGGCCTGCGCCTGCGCGCCACAGGTGAGCAGCCCGGCGCCGCCGCCAGCATGGGCGTGAACGTCAAGCGCATGCGCTACAGCGCCGTCATCCTCTCGGGGGTGCTGGCGGGTACCGCTGGGGCCTTCCTGAGCATTGGCAACCTGGATTCCTACGTGCGCAATATCAGCGCCGGGGCCGGCTTCATTGCGCTGGCCGCGCTGATCTTCGGGCAGTGGAAGCCACTGGGTGTGCTGGCCGCCACGCTACTGTTCGGGTTTCTGCAGGCGCTATCCATTGTGCTGGGCGGCACCAACCTGCTGCCGTCCTCGCTGGTGGGGG is a genomic window of Deinococcus arcticus containing:
- a CDS encoding ABC transporter permease, translated to MDSLFAQLLTTAFLATFIRSVVPLLLTALGGLFSERAGVVNIALEGLIIFGALAGAVVAQLLAPSLGPAAPWVGWLAAAVVGGLIAAIHAVLSIRYRADQVISGTAINLLATGVPAVLLTALYGVSNESPKVAYALPLWGFGDLRFSPPVFFAFLAVAVTWYVMYRTPYGLRLRATGEQPGAAASMGVNVKRMRYSAVILSGVLAGTAGAFLSIGNLDSYVRNISAGAGFIALAALIFGQWKPLGVLAATLLFGFLQALSIVLGGTNLLPSSLVGALPYLITILALIFTGRSRAPKALGRPYDG